Proteins co-encoded in one Arachis hypogaea cultivar Tifrunner chromosome 13, arahy.Tifrunner.gnm2.J5K5, whole genome shotgun sequence genomic window:
- the LOC112738254 gene encoding scopoletin 8-hydroxylase, with protein sequence MAPTFSTSDSLYEFVVKEGNGVKGLVDSGLLEVPERYVQPEEERINKLRTRRHNIPPIDLSKLKGPDHKKVVDEIVRAAETIGFFQVVNHGVPLELLESLKDSSHRFFNLSPKEKSLFCPGVSPSTKVKYATSFAPEKETTLEWRDYISMGYTTDQDALQYWPNQCKEAALDYLKSASKLVRDILEVLIESLEVKVQESIVDIHSGMKLVNMNYYPSCPNPDLTVGVGRHSDIGAITVLLQDDIGGLHVKLDEDNNNNHREWLEIPPIPGALVINIGDTIEILSNGKYKSAEHVVRTSNKSRVSVALFNFPKPTLKIGPLEELVKKHGVARYRVVLFQDYMNNFFANTHHGKESSLDFAKST encoded by the exons ATGGCTCCAACTTTTAGCACTTCAGATTCACTTTATGAATTTGTTGTCAAAGAGGGAAATGGTGTTAAAGGCCTAGTAGACTCGGGTTTATTAGAGGTGCCAGAAAG GTACGTACAACCCGAAGAAGAAAGAATCAATAAACTAAGAACAAGAAGACATAATATTCCACCAATTGACCTATCAAAACTGAAGGGTCCAGATCACAAGAAGGTGGTGGATGAAATAGTTAGAGCAGCCGAGACAATTGGATTCTTCCAGGTGGTGAATCATGGTGTTCCTTTGGAGTTGTTGGAATCACTCAAAGATTCATCACACAGGTTCTTCAACTTGTCACCTAAGGAGAAATCTCTATTTTGCCCTGGGGTGAGTCCAAGTACAAAAGTGAAGTATGCCACTAGCTTTGCACCTGAGAAAGAAACAACGTTAGAATGGAGAGACTATATTAGTATGGGGTATACCACCGATCAGGATGCTCTACAATATTGGCCAAATCAATGCAA GGAAGCTGCACTTGATTATTTGAAATCCGCAAGCAAGTTGGTAAGGGACATATTAGAAGTGTTGATAGAGAGCTTAGAAGTGAAAGTACAAGAGTCAATAGTTGATATTCACAGTGGTATGAAGCTAGTCAACATGAATTATTACCCATCATGCCCAAATCCAGATCTCACTGTTGGTGTAGGGCGCCACTCAGACATTGGAGCTATCACAGTGCTTCTTCAAGATGACATTGGTGGTTTACATGTCAAACTTGatgaagataataataataatcatagagAGTGGCTTGAAATTCCACCAATTCCTGGTGCTCTCGTCATCAACATTGGTGATACTATTGAG ATACTAAGCAATGGAAAGTATAAGAGTGCTGAACATGTAGTAAGGACAAGCAATAAATCGAGGGTATCAGTTGCACTGTTTAATTTTCCAAAACCTACATTGAAAATTGGACCATTGGAAGAGCTTGTGAAGAAACATGGGGTGGCTCGTTATAGAGTTGTTTTGTTCCAAGATTATATGAACAACTTCTTTGCCAACACTCATCATGGAAAGGAGTCATCACTTGATTTTGCAAAATCAACCTAA